One stretch of Borrelia maritima DNA includes these proteins:
- a CDS encoding Lp6.6 family lipoprotein produces MTKLMYAIFLSAILFVACETTKISDEMENTMSDDLKVTAPMTDKSMMKSDREKQPMMKSNKQPMMKPMKK; encoded by the coding sequence ATGACAAAATTAATGTACGCTATATTTTTAAGCGCAATATTATTTGTTGCTTGTGAAACTACAAAAATTTCAGATGAAATGGAAAATACCATGAGTGATGATTTAAAAGTTACAGCTCCAATGACAGACAAGTCTATGATGAAGTCAGACAGAGAAAAACAACCAATGATGAAATCCAATAAACAGCCTATGATGAAGCCAATGAAAAAGTAA